The DNA sequence GTAAACTGGAGCATGTAGTCCCTTCCAAAGTCATGAGGATCCATCCTCTTTGCAGGAAGTCTCTCATCAAAGGCCATAACACTCAGATCAATTCAAATCTACAACACTCATGAGTTTCTTGGTCCACATCCTACAATCTACTTCTACTGCAAAGGAGAGAACAAGACAATCTTGCCTGATGTAAAGGAGAaacatttttcatatattttctatGGTGAAGAATCCTGGCAGGTCTGTATTTAGGTTTCCTTTCATTCTACTTGTGTTTGCACTCTTAGTTATCAACTTTCCTACTACTTTCTTGAGAATATTCAAACAATCATATTGACTATAATTATAAGCAACTAGGTAAATCTATCCATTATCCATGAGCATGTTGATTCTGTTATGGTAGTTGGAAGAAAATTAATGTCCCTTTTTATGATCAATACAGATTGAAGCAATTAATGAACAACTCATGTGATCTCTGTGTTGCACATTTTATTAAAGAATCTCAACTCAAATATAGGATTCTAATATAGGAATACACAGTCTTTTGTGCGTTTTAAGAATGAAAAAATGGTTCAacaatttgaattatttatgatttgcttGAATATTGAATATATCTTCAAGTCTCAGTTTCTGATCATAAACTAATTTAATGTAGTAAGTAGATATTTCAATGGTACATTTGGTCTTCATACATTTCTTGTTGGAAAATTTTCTTTGTCAAAGTTCATGATAATGATAGGCCTTGCATGGCAGAGTCCAAGTTCATTGTGAAGTCCTTTTATTTGCTTATactgcttttctttctttctcttttttgtgCATGTATATTGTGCTTCATTCTTTCATGTTTTGTCTCCATCGCAACTAAGATAAATAATTCTTAGGTGATTGTTTCACTGGATAATTCAGGAATATTTCATTGTGTTGCTAATTTTGGTTCACATGGACTGTCATATTGGGCATGACCATGAAACAAATACATCACAAGGCCTTGACatttaaaagatttttttcaGCCCATGGGATATTTAGGAATTCATTATATATTTCTCTCTCTGATAGCATAACAGCATTCTGAATTTGTTGGATATCTATCCGGGTTTAATTCATTTTTATAGAATTCATGTATTTTCCTTTATTCCTTTTGTCTAGTTTCTTCCAACATTGGTTTTTTACTTGAGGCTCTGCATTTTTAATGTCTGAATCAAAGTCCACTGAGCTTCAATAGCTAGTTAGCAGATGCTTTttggttcatttatttttttcttaaattttcttaaCCAATAATTTCCAAGTGGGAAAATCTTGTTGTTAATGTTTGATACTAACATAAACAGTAGATAATTTGACAACGACAAACCTTCAACATGTGCTGTTGAACAATTGGTCTCAACCTCTGTCAAAATTTAGAACTGATCAAGCTGAGCATAAGCCAGGTTATATTTGACTTGGGTTATTACACCCTGGCTGGTGATCATCGTGAGCAAAAATCCGGAGGCAATATTACTTTCGCAGCTGGAATATTAGTAAGCCTTTAAAACTGATACAGCACTTAATGTTTCTACAGGCCAATCATTGTCCTCTCACCTCCCAAATCCTCTTTGTTTGACTTGACCTTTTTCTCCTATTATCTCAACTTGTATTTTTCACCTATTTTTTAGAGTTGAACAACTGCAATGCTGCCCAATATGGTATTTCTAACTTTGAAAAGCATAGGATGCATTTCTTTGAAGTATTTaactttgatgcataattttatttccaGCCACTAACAGAGCTTCCAGGTAAGAAGTGCAAGCGATGTGGTTTGTATGAGTTTGACACAATAAAGTCCGATGATGTGTTCGATGAGTGGGACCTTTGCTTGGATGATTTCATAAATGGTATATCCATACATTATAAAGCAAAGCAATTCAATGCCACATTGTTATGTGAGGATTGTCAAGTTGCCACCGGTAAGAAATTCCCATTGTTCATGTAATTTTCACTGCTAAATATTGATTTTCTATGATTCTGTAAACCCTAGATGCCTTCTTTAGCAGTTTCCATTTAATTGCACATGTTCTTGCCTGTACTTGTGtcaatttttttatcttgatgataaaCCACTTACTATCAATTATTGTCTTAATGATTTTCTCATAGcataaaaatatctttaattCCACTTATTATCAATTGCACATGTTCTTTTGTTTGTAATTGTATTTCCGAATATTCCACTTTAATTCCACTTTcataaaaatcaaaaataaagaaggaTGCTTAGTGGGAACAAATCTAAAAACACAAGAGGAGCCTTGTCTTGAAGGAGAAAGGCAATAGGTGAATTGTTTCCCAATTTGTCAGAGGCATCTCAACTGGAGCTCAGCATTGGCAGACTGATCCTGTGTGATCTATCCAGCAACTCTTCGATAGTTCAATCTCATAGATCAAGTGAACAATGCTCCAAATCTGAGGTCAATTATATGATTCAATTTCTGGAATCAATCAAAGATCACAAACATTGAGTAAACTTGCTCCTAAACCATGGTATCATATAGAAGATAATTTTTAgataaggattcatgctttggaaTTTTCAGAATTAAGGAAGCTTTTTATTTCCtgaaatatgaaaaataaatttccaaaatataaaatgCATGAACATTGTTACTTGTTGCACTATCAGATTTACCAATGGCAAACATTATCAACTCCAGCTGCAATATAGCCATTCATGTATTTTTAATATTGCTCATTTACTTGTGAGCTCTGCTGTGGTAAAATTGTCATCTTAACTTTTTTTTGGGGTCATAGATTCTGCTCAAACTTCTAGCTCAAGTGACGGATCTGCCAACAAAAAAATCGACCTCATCCTGGTAGTAGTAATCAGTGTGTTGGTTTCAATAATGGCTACTATTGTAACAGT is a window from the Musa acuminata AAA Group cultivar baxijiao chromosome BXJ2-1, Cavendish_Baxijiao_AAA, whole genome shotgun sequence genome containing:
- the LOC103972897 gene encoding uncharacterized protein LOC103972897 isoform X1 codes for the protein MKVRRYLPLSGVSIPHLILISSLIFSSIPGSLSSKAITLRSIQIYNTHEFLGPHPTIYFYCKGENKTILPDVKEKHFSYIFYGEESWQPLTELPGKKCKRCGLYEFDTIKSDDVFDEWDLCLDDFINGISIHYKAKQFNATLLCEDCQVATDSAQTSSSSDGSANKKIDLILVVVISVLVSIMATIVTVGAYKYWQKRKREKDQAHFLKLFEEGDDIEDELGLSM
- the LOC103972897 gene encoding uncharacterized protein LOC103972897 isoform X2, which encodes MKVRRYLPLSGVSIPHLILISSLIFSSIPGSLSSKAITLRSIQIYNTHEFLGPHPTIYFYCKGENKTILPDVKEKHFSYIFYGEESWQPLTELPGKKCKRCGLYEFDTIKSDDVFDEWDLCLDDFINGISIHYKAKQFNATLLCEDCQVATVGAYKYWQKRKREKDQAHFLKLFEEGDDIEDELGLSM
- the LOC103972897 gene encoding uncharacterized protein LOC103972897 isoform X3, encoding MKVRRYLPLSGVSIPHLILISSLIFSSIPGSLSSKAITLRSIQIYNTHEFLGPHPTIYFYCKGENKTILPDVKEKHFSYIFYGEESWQPLTELPGKKCKRCGLYEFDTIKSDDVFDEWDLCLDDFINGISIHYKAKQFNATLLCEDCQVATGAYKYWQKRKREKDQAHFLKLFEEGDDIEDELGLSM